The sequence TCCTGACAAAGAAGTGTCTAGGTTTGTTCTAGATGTAGTTGATAGCGGTCGGTGGGAtgagtattgttggggtagggaATCATTTGAATTGACAATTGACTCATTCAAAGGTAGGATTGAGCATGGGatcattatgaaaaatagaaaggcagagaagggaggccaatatgatggctggtatagggcattgggatgtccttgggtttttactgtttggttttatgaatgCTGTCCTGCAATGGTGAACTCTTTACGTAAGAGAGTTTCATCTTCTATTCCCAGGATTCTGAACTGGAGCAACACCAtcgtcaccaaaaatccaacccTTCGAGACTTGAAGGGCAAGATTTTTGATTTACCTTTGGAGAAGGTACTTtacagtttctttactgtttttttcctgtttcttttcagttttatatatgttgttgttttttggtttttccaattgttttaattttttttcatattatgtttaattatcttTGTTCGGTTGAAGATAAAAAACATGCGTCCTACTGATGAAGAGAGGCAGCAGCTTCAACTTGACGGTCTATTTCTTGatgaatctattgatgaacGTGGTGTAGCGAAGCAATCCTTCGAGGGTGGCTCATCTTCAAAGAAGTCTGATTCGAGCGGATATTGATTGGATGAAATCTAAGCATTTGGAGATGCTCGGTTCGAATCAATCATCATCGTCGAGGACTTCATTTCGttgaggtgttttgttgattttaatttcaaatccgtAATGATCGTAATTAAGGATATCCAAGAGAAGGTTAATGCCATTCATCGTCGTCCTTCTGACGaggtatttattcttattttattgtttaggtttttttatatttttttttgtatagtttctttactgttttatttaagtttcatttatgttggtgatacagggaaagtcatcggatgaattagtaactcaagattctgatgatgatcctgatgatgatgatgatgatgatgatgccgaggatgatgagaagcaattgcctgatccagaaaatattgattccgactccgacgatggtggtgagttggttaaagttggTGGGGATGCTGATGATGCTGACAAGGCTGTTACTGCTGTCCCTTCTGCTGATGTGAATCCTTCTGAGGATGTTGGAGGGAGTGATAAAAATGTTAAGGATGTTGAGAAGCCGAAGGGCGATGAGTCTCGATTGAAGGGGGACGATTTCTTTGATGGGTTGAGCCAGCTTGTAATAGATGATGATCAAGTTGTGTTGGCTGGCTTGGAGGCTGTTGCTAAAATCAATGTaagtttacttttaattgttttcaaaaaaactaggtttctttttggttgctcATTAGTTTCTAGTATGTTTTGCAACTGTTTTAAtgcattctttattttttaggtCCCCGCACCCAATCCAGATGTTGTTGGTGAAAAGTCAGATGCCCTTCATACTGATGAAGGCGAGGATACCGTCTACGATACACCTCTGTTGGATAAGAGGAAGCGTGCTCCGGCCTTGAAATCTCCATTTGTTGATTTCGGGTCTGCTGATGTCGGGAGCACTCCAATGGAGCTTATGTCCTCAGGTTCTCAGTCAGCTGGGGATGATAGGGATTTCAAAATGGTGACTTATGTGAAGGGCCTTTATGCTCTTAATGATGCTTTTGCTGATCCCGTATCTACCGAGATTGAGGCAAAATTTGACTCTTGGATTGGTGAAGGATTGCTTAAACATCCCAGGTGACTGTTTTTTATTAAAtctgtttttgtattattttttttccagttttattcctgttttaatgctatttttttgctgtttttttgttgttgtaggcattataattgttatgaagacggcgcaaagaaatttaccccgggttttaggctaggtgttgattatgttgaGGATAAAACTTGGTTTTACCATTTGGCCACATGCGACATGTTTATGAACGACTCGGTAAAGTTTCCAATTTATATTGTACTTATggtagtttgtttttagtttctttataaatgttttttagttttgatactacatttcagtttttttacagttgttaaaccttttcatttgtgtttctgtgttgtttttttttctcagcatatgaacaccatattctattaccttcggAAAAAAGGTAAGTATTCTTCCGCTGTGACGTTGAATTTCGCAACCACTGATTGTCTTTTTGATGATTCCATCCAAGCATTGTACCACAAATTTAACAAGGCCAAGTCAATGAAGACTAAGATGTCACACATTCACGCTGCCCACCCAATTGCGCATTACATCCGAGGTATGCGCATTCCCCGTTCCAAGCCTTGGTATGAAGCCGATCACGAGCTTTTCATCATCAATTTAAGAAGGGAAAGTCATTGGGTTTTTGGGCGTCTTGACGTGCACGAAAGGACGTTATTTACGTACAATTCTTTGAGAACCGCGAAGATGAATGCCGCGGCCTAGGAATGCGATGAAGGCTTATTCCGTGTTGCTGCCTTTGTTTTTCGATTTACTTGGGTTCTGGAAGAATAGAGCACAAGTTCCTGCCTCAGTTTCTGACCCTACAGCTCCATTCAGAATCGTGGAGCTTAGTGGTCTTGCGTCTCAAACAGGTATGAAGTGagtgtttcttttaagtttcttttatgttgttttttagtttctaatctgtttattttttctc is a genomic window of Cannabis sativa cultivar Pink pepper isolate KNU-18-1 chromosome 9, ASM2916894v1, whole genome shotgun sequence containing:
- the LOC133031417 gene encoding phosphopantothenoylcysteine decarboxylase subunit VHS3-like: MIVIKDIQEKVNAIHRRPSDEGKSSDELVTQDSDDDPDDDDDDDDAEDDEKQLPDPENIDSDSDDGGELVKVGGDADDADKAVTAVPSADVNPSEDVGGSDKNVKDVEKPKGDESRLKGDDFFDGLSQLVIDDDQVVLAGLEAVAKINVSLLLIVFKKTRFLFGCSLVSSMFCNCFNAFFIF
- the LOC133031418 gene encoding uncharacterized protein LOC133031418, whose protein sequence is MELMSSGSQSAGDDRDFKMVTYVKGLYALNDAFADPVSTEIEAKFDSWIGEGLLKHPRHYNCYEDGAKKFTPGFRLGVDYVEDKTWFYHLATCDMFMNDSHMNTIFYYLRKKGKYSSAVTLNFATTDCLFDDSIQALYHKFNKAKSMKTKMSHIHAAHPIAHYIRGMRIPRSKPWYEADHELFIINLRRESHWVFGRLDVHERTLFTYNSLRTAKMNAAA